In one Microbacterium invictum genomic region, the following are encoded:
- a CDS encoding HAD-IIB family hydrolase, which translates to MTSRRIAFLDVDGTLVDHHQQLAESAIAAVRGARAAGHLVYVCTGRGRREIPDSVLRIGFDGAITAGGGFVEQGDELVASYTMPEADVARVRSFFESADIEFILQGYDDIWASPGLLARVRPLFEGDIARGRDAAATADMEKLAARMAPRPRPAGEPVAKATFFGSDPGAFARVRDGLGEGFHVITGTIPYLGESGGEVSLAGMTKGAAIVEHVGRVGLTLDDAIGIGDSVNDLEMLQVCGLGIAMGNAPAQVKEVADEVTSGVDDDGVWKAFVRHGLVAA; encoded by the coding sequence GTGACCTCCCGCCGCATCGCCTTCCTCGACGTCGACGGCACCCTCGTCGACCACCATCAACAACTGGCGGAGTCGGCGATCGCAGCGGTCCGCGGCGCCCGCGCAGCGGGGCACCTGGTCTATGTGTGCACCGGGCGCGGGCGTCGCGAGATCCCCGACAGCGTGCTGCGGATCGGCTTCGACGGCGCGATCACGGCCGGCGGCGGGTTCGTCGAGCAGGGCGATGAGCTGGTCGCCAGCTACACCATGCCCGAAGCGGATGTCGCGCGGGTGCGGTCGTTCTTCGAATCGGCCGACATCGAGTTCATCCTGCAGGGCTACGACGACATCTGGGCGAGCCCCGGTCTCCTCGCCCGCGTGCGGCCGCTCTTCGAGGGCGACATCGCGCGGGGCCGTGACGCCGCCGCGACCGCCGACATGGAGAAGCTCGCCGCGCGGATGGCGCCCCGCCCCCGCCCGGCGGGCGAGCCCGTGGCCAAGGCGACGTTCTTCGGCAGCGACCCGGGGGCCTTCGCGCGAGTGCGCGACGGGCTCGGCGAGGGGTTCCACGTCATCACGGGTACGATCCCCTATCTCGGCGAGTCGGGGGGCGAGGTGAGCCTCGCGGGTATGACCAAGGGCGCGGCGATCGTCGAGCACGTCGGCCGCGTCGGGCTCACGCTCGACGACGCGATCGGCATCGGCGACAGCGTCAACGACCTCGAGATGCTGCAGGTCTGCGGGCTCGGCATCGCCATGGGCAACGCCCCCGCTCAGGTAAAAGAGGTCGCCGACGAGGTCACCTCGGGCGTCGACGACGACGGCGTCTGGAAGGCGTTCGTGCGCCACGGGCTCGTCGCCGCCTGA
- a CDS encoding NAD(P)-dependent oxidoreductase, with protein sequence MTLAGKTILLSGGSRGIGLAIALRAARDGANIALLAKTDTPHPKLEGTVHTAAAAIEEAGGRALPIVGDVRNDDDITEAVLKTQGEFDGIDIVINNASVIDLSPSLDLAAKKYDLMQDVNVRGTFMLSRAAAPILREAENPHILSLSPPLNLNPRWLGAHTGYTLAKYGMTMATLGFAAEFAEAGIAANTLWPRTTIATAAVQFALGGDRMMRASRTPEIYADAAYEVLTKPSREYTGQTLIVEDVLEAAGVTDFSRYAAVPGTPDSELFPDIFLD encoded by the coding sequence ATGACCCTCGCCGGAAAGACCATCCTGCTCTCGGGCGGAAGCCGCGGGATCGGCCTCGCGATCGCGCTGCGCGCCGCGCGCGACGGTGCGAACATCGCCCTGCTCGCCAAGACCGACACCCCGCACCCGAAGCTCGAGGGCACCGTGCACACCGCGGCGGCCGCGATCGAAGAGGCCGGCGGCCGGGCCCTGCCGATCGTCGGCGACGTGCGAAACGACGACGACATCACCGAGGCGGTGCTGAAGACCCAGGGCGAGTTCGACGGCATCGACATCGTCATCAACAACGCCAGCGTCATCGACCTGTCGCCCTCGCTCGACCTCGCCGCGAAGAAGTACGACTTGATGCAGGACGTCAACGTCCGCGGCACCTTCATGCTCTCACGGGCTGCGGCGCCCATCCTCCGCGAAGCGGAGAACCCGCACATCCTGTCGCTCTCGCCGCCGTTGAACCTCAACCCCCGCTGGCTCGGTGCGCACACCGGCTACACGCTGGCGAAGTACGGCATGACCATGGCGACCCTCGGCTTCGCCGCCGAGTTCGCCGAGGCCGGGATCGCCGCGAACACCCTCTGGCCGCGCACGACCATCGCGACGGCCGCAGTGCAGTTCGCGCTCGGGGGAGACCGGATGATGCGGGCCAGCCGCACGCCCGAGATCTACGCCGACGCCGCGTACGAGGTGCTCACGAAGCCGTCGCGCGAGTACACGGGGCAGACGCTCATCGTCGAGGACGTGCTGGAGGCGGCCGGTGTGACCGACTTCTCGCGCTACGCCGCAGTGCCGGGAACCCCCGACTCCGAGCTGTTCCCCGACATCTTCCTCGACTGA
- a CDS encoding GNAT family N-acetyltransferase, which yields MSDLIIRDIHPSDAGEVLTLQRAAFVSEALIYGSVEMPPFTQTLDEVAHELAENLGCVALLGHRMVGAARARVDDGLLLIGRISVAPDVQGEGVGSRLLDALEERGRAEGATQAELFTGSLSEANLRLYERQGYQETQRVPGDGSDEVYLRKTLV from the coding sequence GTGAGCGACCTGATCATCCGTGACATCCATCCCTCCGACGCCGGCGAAGTGCTGACCCTGCAGCGGGCCGCCTTCGTCTCCGAAGCGCTCATCTACGGCAGCGTCGAGATGCCGCCGTTCACGCAGACCCTCGACGAGGTCGCGCACGAGCTCGCCGAGAACCTCGGCTGCGTCGCGCTCCTCGGCCATCGGATGGTCGGCGCCGCCCGGGCCCGCGTCGACGATGGCCTGCTGCTGATCGGCCGCATCTCGGTCGCCCCGGATGTGCAGGGCGAGGGCGTCGGCTCGCGCCTCCTCGATGCGCTGGAGGAGCGGGGCCGCGCCGAGGGCGCGACCCAGGCCGAACTGTTCACCGGGTCGCTCAGCGAGGCCAACCTCCGGCTCTATGAGCGTCAGGGCTATCAGGAGACCCAGCGCGTCCCGGGCGACGGCAGCGACGAGGTGTATCTTCGCAAGACCCTCGTGTAA
- a CDS encoding glycoside hydrolase family 1 protein, with the protein MSNVSLPLTFPDGFLWGGATAANQIEGAYDQGGKGLSVQDVMPMGIVGPRTEAPTPDNLKLVAIDHYHRYAEDIALFAEMGFKVYRFSIAWSRVFPNGDDAEPNEEGLAFYDRVLDELEKHGIEPLVTISHYETPLHLAEAYDGWTDRRLIGFYERYARTLFERYGSRVRYWLTFNEINSLLHAPFMSGGIATPKEDLSDQQLYQAMHHELVASARATRIAREVAPGAQIGCMVLSMPVYPLSPSPEDALAVMTADHANLVYGDVHTRGVYPGYFLRTLREKGIELQITDEDRDDLTNIVDFVSFSYYMSIAETADPAKKAAGEGNIMGGVPNPTLPASEWGWQIDPIGLRLVLNQFWDRWQKPLFIVENGLGAKDQLVEVDGRKTVIDDYRIAYLRDHLVQVGEAIADGVEVLGYTTWGCIDIVSASTAQLSKRYGFIYVDRNDDGSGTLERHRKKSFDWYREVIRTNGAALVDEAAAKDLTR; encoded by the coding sequence ATGAGCAACGTCTCCCTTCCGCTGACCTTTCCCGACGGCTTCCTCTGGGGCGGTGCAACCGCCGCCAACCAGATCGAAGGCGCCTACGACCAGGGCGGCAAGGGCCTCTCGGTGCAGGACGTGATGCCGATGGGCATCGTGGGTCCGCGCACCGAGGCCCCGACGCCCGACAACCTCAAGCTCGTGGCGATCGACCACTACCACCGCTACGCCGAAGACATCGCGCTGTTCGCCGAGATGGGCTTCAAGGTCTATCGGTTCTCGATCGCGTGGAGCCGCGTCTTCCCGAACGGCGACGATGCGGAGCCCAATGAGGAGGGCTTGGCGTTCTACGACCGCGTCCTCGACGAGCTCGAGAAGCACGGCATCGAGCCGCTCGTGACGATCTCGCACTACGAGACGCCGCTCCACCTCGCCGAGGCCTACGACGGCTGGACCGACCGCCGCCTCATCGGGTTCTACGAGCGATACGCCCGGACACTGTTCGAGCGGTACGGATCGCGGGTGCGTTACTGGCTGACCTTCAACGAGATCAACTCGCTCCTGCACGCGCCGTTCATGTCCGGCGGCATCGCGACGCCGAAGGAGGACCTGAGCGACCAGCAGCTCTACCAGGCGATGCACCACGAGCTCGTGGCGTCGGCGAGGGCTACCCGGATCGCCCGGGAGGTCGCGCCCGGTGCGCAGATCGGCTGCATGGTGCTGTCGATGCCGGTCTACCCGCTCTCGCCCTCGCCCGAGGACGCGCTGGCGGTGATGACCGCCGATCACGCCAACCTCGTCTACGGCGACGTGCACACCCGCGGGGTCTATCCGGGATACTTCCTGCGGACCCTTCGCGAGAAGGGGATCGAGCTGCAGATCACCGACGAGGACCGGGACGACCTGACGAACATTGTCGATTTCGTCTCGTTCAGCTACTACATGTCGATCGCCGAGACGGCCGACCCCGCGAAGAAGGCCGCGGGCGAAGGAAACATCATGGGGGGCGTGCCCAACCCCACGCTCCCGGCGAGCGAATGGGGCTGGCAGATCGACCCGATCGGGCTGCGTCTCGTGCTCAACCAGTTCTGGGACCGCTGGCAGAAGCCGCTGTTCATCGTCGAGAACGGACTGGGCGCGAAGGATCAGCTGGTCGAGGTCGACGGTCGCAAGACCGTGATCGACGACTACCGCATCGCGTACCTCCGCGACCACCTCGTGCAGGTCGGCGAGGCGATCGCCGACGGTGTCGAGGTGCTCGGGTACACCACCTGGGGGTGCATCGACATCGTCAGCGCCTCGACGGCGCAGCTGAGCAAGCGCTACGGGTTCATCTACGTCGACCGCAACGACGACGGCTCGGGCACCCTCGAGCGCCACCGCAAGAAGTCATTCGACTGGTACCGCGAGGTCATCCGCACCAACGGGGCGGCGCTCGTCGACGAAGCGGCGGCGAAGGATCTGACACGCTGA